The following proteins are co-located in the Gossypium hirsutum isolate 1008001.06 chromosome A02, Gossypium_hirsutum_v2.1, whole genome shotgun sequence genome:
- the LOC121216206 gene encoding zinc finger BED domain-containing protein RICESLEEPER 2-like produces MCSILHKFRESIEYVTETTHGRLKFQEAVDQVKLQGGKSLDDLSFKLESDFDILASALKSREIFCQLEQIDGNFKLNPSMEEWEKAIALKSCLKCFNDIKGTQSITVSLYFPMLCDIYKKFLQLEKSNHSFLTLMKRKFDRYWSLCNLELAVASVLDPRLKFKIVELSYIVIYGHDS; encoded by the coding sequence ATGTGTAGTATACTTCATAAGTTTAGGGAATCCATTGAATATGTCACTGAAACAACACATGGGAGACTAAAATTCCAAGAAGCTGTAGATCAAGTGAAGCTACAAGGTGGGAAATCATTGGATGATCTTTCTTTCAAGTTGGAATCAGATTTTGACATACTTGCTAGTGCTTTGAAATCAAGAGAAATCTTTTGTCAGTTGGAGCAAATTGATGGCAATTTTAAGCTAAACCCATCAATGGAGGAATGGGAGAAGGCCATAGCTCTAAAGAGTTGTTTGAAATGTTTTAATGATATCAAAGGAACTCAATCCATTACTGTAAGTTTGTACTTTCCGATGCTTTGTGACATATACAAGAAATTTCTTCAGCTGGAAAAGAGCAATCATTCATTTCTTACATTGATGAAGAGGAAATTTGATCGCTATTGGAGCTTATGTAATTTGGAATTAGCTGTTGCATCTGTTCTTGATCcaaggttaaaatttaaaattgtggaGCTCTCATATATTGTGATTTATGGCCATGACAGTTAG
- the LOC107927472 gene encoding zinc finger BED domain-containing protein RICESLEEPER 1 isoform X7 — MPLKIAEEARNIDAIEINGHIKQVVAVPFNTLEGPYNQIEKTKGNKQRKSWSKVWVDFDKFEEDGKQVAKCKHCPKVLTGSSKSGTTHLNNHSKVCPGKKKQNQETQLILPADTNERSSTFDQERSHLDLVKMVIKHQYPLDLAGQEAFKNFVKGLQPMYEFQSIEKLLSDFYKEKKREVRQGFDKLACKFNLRVTLWKNGLGKTAYCCLIAHFIDDDWKLKMKILAFKTLKHIYDTKALSEIIQRSVSEWNLDEKIYSITMDDPSLNEEMFQQIKARLAFFSSLVH; from the exons ATGCCTTTGAAAATAGCTGAAGAAGCAAGGAACATTGATGCAATAGAAATAAATGGGCATATTAAGCAG GTTGTTGCAGTTCCTTTTAACACACTAGAAGGGCCTTATAACCAG ATTGAGAAAACAAAAGGAAACAAGCAGAGAAAGTCGTGGTCTAAGGTTTGGGTGGACTTTGATAAgtttgaagaagatggaaaacAAGTAGCCAAATGTAAACACTGCCCCAAGGTTCTTACAGGGTCAAGCAAGAGTGGAACCACACACTTGAATAACCACTCGAAAGTATGTCCTGGtaagaaaaaacaaaatcaagAAACCCAGTTGATACTTCCAGCTGACACCAATGAAAGAAGCTCAACGTTTGATCAAGAAAGGAGTCACTTGGATCTTGTGAAAATGGTTATTAAGCATCAATATCCATTAGATCTGGCTGGTCAAGAAGCCTTCAAGAATTTTGTGAAAGGTTTGCAGCCAATGTACGAGTTTCAATCAATAGAAAAATTGTTATCTGACTtctataaggaaaagaaaagagaagttcGGCAGGGTTTTGATAAACTTGCTTGTAAGTTCAATTTGAGAGTCACTTTGTGGAAGAATGGTCTTGGAAAGACCGCATATTGCTGTCTGATAGCACACTTTATTGATGATGATTGGAAACTGAAGATGAAGATTCTTGCCTTCAAAACTTTGAAGCATATATATGACACAAAGGCTTTAAGTGAAATTATCCAGAGATCAGTTTCAGAATGGAATCTAGATGAGAAAATATATTCCATAACTATGGATGACCCTTCTTTGAATGAGGAAATGTTCCAGCAAATAAAAGCAAGGCTCGCTTTCTTCAGCTCATTGGTTCATTAG
- the LOC107927472 gene encoding DELLA protein 2 isoform X1 yields MASSPFDTDTALRLLLSCAKAIEDGDLKSADALLRFILVHADYRPYFYESRMVKYFADALVRRAYGLHPASSYNTFPGNPAPYYHYNGYRINDIIKKVIDDALMGNRRLHLIDFSIPYEDFDGSVLRTLPTFSGNPLPVRVSYILPPFLKKYVESFSQMEFLTKDAMNLNVKLEAELKVVYANSLAEVDEYKLEFKRRREDEMVVVYYKFKLHKLLTDGKAMERELVRLKEINPTIVIMLDFYSNHTHSNFLTCLEDSFQYYSNTCTFWCRYDILIYLKYEWECNRDASEGNNIIRRHQTLSEWQRLFSIAGFTRIPLSHEKDDLIDFFFL; encoded by the coding sequence ATGGCTTCTTCTCCTTTTGACACCGACACCGCCTTGAGATTGTTACTATCCTGCGCTAAAGCTATTGAAGATGGGGATCTGAAAAGCGCCGATGCGCTCCTTCGCTTCATCTTGGTTCATGCTGATTATAGACCCTACTTCTATGAAAGCAGAATGGTGAAATACTTCGCGGACGCTCTGGTTCGCCGAGCCTACGGACTGCATCCTGCTTCTTCCTACAACACTTTCCCGGGGAATCCTGCACCATATTATCATTATAACGGCTACCGTATTAATGACATCATAAAAAAAGTTATCGATGATGCTTTGATGGGAAACAGGCGATTGCACCTCATTGATTTCTCCATCCCGTATGAAGATTTTGATGGTTCAGTTCTTCGTACACTACCGACCTTCTCCGGCAATCCTCTACCCGTCCGTGTAAGTTACATACTTCCACCATTTCTGAAAAAATACGTAGAGTCCTTCAGCCAAATGGAGTTTTTGACTAAGGATGCCATGAATCTTAATGTAAAGTTGGAGGCTGAGTTGAAAGTGGTTTACGCCAATAGTTTGGCAGAAGTGGATGAATATAAATTAGAAttcaaaagaagaagagaagatgaaATGGTGGTGGTTTACTACAAATTCAAACTTCATAAGTTGCTAACAGATGGAAAAGCAATGGAGAGAGAGTTGGTAAGATTGAAGGAGATAAATCCGACGATTGTAATCATGCTAGACTTTTATTCTAATCATACCCACTCCAATTTCCTGACATGTTTGGAGGATTCTTTTCAGTATTACTCCAATACTTGCACATTCTGGTGTCGGtatgacattttgatatatttgaagTATGAGTGGGAGTGTAACAGAGATGCAAGTGAAGGTAATAATATAATTAGGCGGCACCAAACGTTGAGTGAATGGCAACGTCTCTTTTCAATTGCTGGTTTTACTCGAATTCCATTAAGCCACGAGAAAGATGatcttatagattttttttttctttga
- the LOC107927472 gene encoding zinc finger BED domain-containing protein RICESLEEPER 1 isoform X3, which produces MPLKIAEEARNIDAIEINGHIKQGVVPNFDSPISIHSSSKVVAVPFNTLEGPYNQIIFNDDSQIEKTKGNKQRKSWSKVWVDFDKFEEDGKQVAKCKHCPKVLTGSSKSGTTHLNNHSKVCPGKKKQNQETQLILPADTNERSSTFDQERSHLDLVKMVIKHQYPLDLAGQEAFKNFVKGLQPMYEFQSIEKLLSDFYKEKKREVRQGFDKLACKFNLRVTLWKNGLGKTAYCCLIAHFIDDDWKLKMKILAFKTLKHIYDTKALSEIIQRSVSEWNLDEKIYSITMDDPSLNEEMFQQIKARLAFFSSLVH; this is translated from the exons ATGCCTTTGAAAATAGCTGAAGAAGCAAGGAACATTGATGCAATAGAAATAAATGGGCATATTAAGCAG GGGGTGGTTCCTAATTTTGACTCTCCGATTTCTATACATTCTTCATCAAAGGTTGTTGCAGTTCCTTTTAACACACTAGAAGGGCCTTATAACCAG ATTATTTTCAATGATGACTCTCAGATTGAGAAAACAAAAGGAAACAAGCAGAGAAAGTCGTGGTCTAAGGTTTGGGTGGACTTTGATAAgtttgaagaagatggaaaacAAGTAGCCAAATGTAAACACTGCCCCAAGGTTCTTACAGGGTCAAGCAAGAGTGGAACCACACACTTGAATAACCACTCGAAAGTATGTCCTGGtaagaaaaaacaaaatcaagAAACCCAGTTGATACTTCCAGCTGACACCAATGAAAGAAGCTCAACGTTTGATCAAGAAAGGAGTCACTTGGATCTTGTGAAAATGGTTATTAAGCATCAATATCCATTAGATCTGGCTGGTCAAGAAGCCTTCAAGAATTTTGTGAAAGGTTTGCAGCCAATGTACGAGTTTCAATCAATAGAAAAATTGTTATCTGACTtctataaggaaaagaaaagagaagttcGGCAGGGTTTTGATAAACTTGCTTGTAAGTTCAATTTGAGAGTCACTTTGTGGAAGAATGGTCTTGGAAAGACCGCATATTGCTGTCTGATAGCACACTTTATTGATGATGATTGGAAACTGAAGATGAAGATTCTTGCCTTCAAAACTTTGAAGCATATATATGACACAAAGGCTTTAAGTGAAATTATCCAGAGATCAGTTTCAGAATGGAATCTAGATGAGAAAATATATTCCATAACTATGGATGACCCTTCTTTGAATGAGGAAATGTTCCAGCAAATAAAAGCAAGGCTCGCTTTCTTCAGCTCATTGGTTCATTAG
- the LOC107927472 gene encoding zinc finger BED domain-containing protein RICESLEEPER 1 isoform X5, protein MPLKIAEEARNIDAIEINGHIKQGVVPNFDSPISIHSSSKVVAVPFNTLEGPYNQIEKTKGNKQRKSWSKVWVDFDKFEEDGKQVAKCKHCPKVLTGSSKSGTTHLNNHSKVCPGKKKQNQETQLILPADTNERSSTFDQERSHLDLVKMVIKHQYPLDLAGQEAFKNFVKGLQPMYEFQSIEKLLSDFYKEKKREVRQGFDKLACKFNLRVTLWKNGLGKTAYCCLIAHFIDDDWKLKMKILAFKTLKHIYDTKALSEIIQRSVSEWNLDEKIYSITMDDPSLNEEMFQQIKARLAFFSSLVH, encoded by the exons ATGCCTTTGAAAATAGCTGAAGAAGCAAGGAACATTGATGCAATAGAAATAAATGGGCATATTAAGCAG GGGGTGGTTCCTAATTTTGACTCTCCGATTTCTATACATTCTTCATCAAAGGTTGTTGCAGTTCCTTTTAACACACTAGAAGGGCCTTATAACCAG ATTGAGAAAACAAAAGGAAACAAGCAGAGAAAGTCGTGGTCTAAGGTTTGGGTGGACTTTGATAAgtttgaagaagatggaaaacAAGTAGCCAAATGTAAACACTGCCCCAAGGTTCTTACAGGGTCAAGCAAGAGTGGAACCACACACTTGAATAACCACTCGAAAGTATGTCCTGGtaagaaaaaacaaaatcaagAAACCCAGTTGATACTTCCAGCTGACACCAATGAAAGAAGCTCAACGTTTGATCAAGAAAGGAGTCACTTGGATCTTGTGAAAATGGTTATTAAGCATCAATATCCATTAGATCTGGCTGGTCAAGAAGCCTTCAAGAATTTTGTGAAAGGTTTGCAGCCAATGTACGAGTTTCAATCAATAGAAAAATTGTTATCTGACTtctataaggaaaagaaaagagaagttcGGCAGGGTTTTGATAAACTTGCTTGTAAGTTCAATTTGAGAGTCACTTTGTGGAAGAATGGTCTTGGAAAGACCGCATATTGCTGTCTGATAGCACACTTTATTGATGATGATTGGAAACTGAAGATGAAGATTCTTGCCTTCAAAACTTTGAAGCATATATATGACACAAAGGCTTTAAGTGAAATTATCCAGAGATCAGTTTCAGAATGGAATCTAGATGAGAAAATATATTCCATAACTATGGATGACCCTTCTTTGAATGAGGAAATGTTCCAGCAAATAAAAGCAAGGCTCGCTTTCTTCAGCTCATTGGTTCATTAG
- the LOC107927472 gene encoding zinc finger BED domain-containing protein RICESLEEPER 1 isoform X6 — MPLKIAEEARNIDAIEINGHIKQVVAVPFNTLEGPYNQIIFNDDSQIEKTKGNKQRKSWSKVWVDFDKFEEDGKQVAKCKHCPKVLTGSSKSGTTHLNNHSKVCPGKKKQNQETQLILPADTNERSSTFDQERSHLDLVKMVIKHQYPLDLAGQEAFKNFVKGLQPMYEFQSIEKLLSDFYKEKKREVRQGFDKLACKFNLRVTLWKNGLGKTAYCCLIAHFIDDDWKLKMKILAFKTLKHIYDTKALSEIIQRSVSEWNLDEKIYSITMDDPSLNEEMFQQIKARLAFFSSLVH, encoded by the exons ATGCCTTTGAAAATAGCTGAAGAAGCAAGGAACATTGATGCAATAGAAATAAATGGGCATATTAAGCAG GTTGTTGCAGTTCCTTTTAACACACTAGAAGGGCCTTATAACCAG ATTATTTTCAATGATGACTCTCAGATTGAGAAAACAAAAGGAAACAAGCAGAGAAAGTCGTGGTCTAAGGTTTGGGTGGACTTTGATAAgtttgaagaagatggaaaacAAGTAGCCAAATGTAAACACTGCCCCAAGGTTCTTACAGGGTCAAGCAAGAGTGGAACCACACACTTGAATAACCACTCGAAAGTATGTCCTGGtaagaaaaaacaaaatcaagAAACCCAGTTGATACTTCCAGCTGACACCAATGAAAGAAGCTCAACGTTTGATCAAGAAAGGAGTCACTTGGATCTTGTGAAAATGGTTATTAAGCATCAATATCCATTAGATCTGGCTGGTCAAGAAGCCTTCAAGAATTTTGTGAAAGGTTTGCAGCCAATGTACGAGTTTCAATCAATAGAAAAATTGTTATCTGACTtctataaggaaaagaaaagagaagttcGGCAGGGTTTTGATAAACTTGCTTGTAAGTTCAATTTGAGAGTCACTTTGTGGAAGAATGGTCTTGGAAAGACCGCATATTGCTGTCTGATAGCACACTTTATTGATGATGATTGGAAACTGAAGATGAAGATTCTTGCCTTCAAAACTTTGAAGCATATATATGACACAAAGGCTTTAAGTGAAATTATCCAGAGATCAGTTTCAGAATGGAATCTAGATGAGAAAATATATTCCATAACTATGGATGACCCTTCTTTGAATGAGGAAATGTTCCAGCAAATAAAAGCAAGGCTCGCTTTCTTCAGCTCATTGGTTCATTAG
- the LOC107927472 gene encoding zinc finger BED domain-containing protein RICESLEEPER 1 isoform X4, whose translation MPLKIAEEARNIDAIEINGHIKQKGVVPNFDSPISIHSSSKVVAVPFNTLEGPYNQIEKTKGNKQRKSWSKVWVDFDKFEEDGKQVAKCKHCPKVLTGSSKSGTTHLNNHSKVCPGKKKQNQETQLILPADTNERSSTFDQERSHLDLVKMVIKHQYPLDLAGQEAFKNFVKGLQPMYEFQSIEKLLSDFYKEKKREVRQGFDKLACKFNLRVTLWKNGLGKTAYCCLIAHFIDDDWKLKMKILAFKTLKHIYDTKALSEIIQRSVSEWNLDEKIYSITMDDPSLNEEMFQQIKARLAFFSSLVH comes from the exons ATGCCTTTGAAAATAGCTGAAGAAGCAAGGAACATTGATGCAATAGAAATAAATGGGCATATTAAGCAG AAGGGGGTGGTTCCTAATTTTGACTCTCCGATTTCTATACATTCTTCATCAAAGGTTGTTGCAGTTCCTTTTAACACACTAGAAGGGCCTTATAACCAG ATTGAGAAAACAAAAGGAAACAAGCAGAGAAAGTCGTGGTCTAAGGTTTGGGTGGACTTTGATAAgtttgaagaagatggaaaacAAGTAGCCAAATGTAAACACTGCCCCAAGGTTCTTACAGGGTCAAGCAAGAGTGGAACCACACACTTGAATAACCACTCGAAAGTATGTCCTGGtaagaaaaaacaaaatcaagAAACCCAGTTGATACTTCCAGCTGACACCAATGAAAGAAGCTCAACGTTTGATCAAGAAAGGAGTCACTTGGATCTTGTGAAAATGGTTATTAAGCATCAATATCCATTAGATCTGGCTGGTCAAGAAGCCTTCAAGAATTTTGTGAAAGGTTTGCAGCCAATGTACGAGTTTCAATCAATAGAAAAATTGTTATCTGACTtctataaggaaaagaaaagagaagttcGGCAGGGTTTTGATAAACTTGCTTGTAAGTTCAATTTGAGAGTCACTTTGTGGAAGAATGGTCTTGGAAAGACCGCATATTGCTGTCTGATAGCACACTTTATTGATGATGATTGGAAACTGAAGATGAAGATTCTTGCCTTCAAAACTTTGAAGCATATATATGACACAAAGGCTTTAAGTGAAATTATCCAGAGATCAGTTTCAGAATGGAATCTAGATGAGAAAATATATTCCATAACTATGGATGACCCTTCTTTGAATGAGGAAATGTTCCAGCAAATAAAAGCAAGGCTCGCTTTCTTCAGCTCATTGGTTCATTAG
- the LOC107927472 gene encoding zinc finger BED domain-containing protein RICESLEEPER 1 isoform X2, which translates to MPLKIAEEARNIDAIEINGHIKQKGVVPNFDSPISIHSSSKVVAVPFNTLEGPYNQIIFNDDSQIEKTKGNKQRKSWSKVWVDFDKFEEDGKQVAKCKHCPKVLTGSSKSGTTHLNNHSKVCPGKKKQNQETQLILPADTNERSSTFDQERSHLDLVKMVIKHQYPLDLAGQEAFKNFVKGLQPMYEFQSIEKLLSDFYKEKKREVRQGFDKLACKFNLRVTLWKNGLGKTAYCCLIAHFIDDDWKLKMKILAFKTLKHIYDTKALSEIIQRSVSEWNLDEKIYSITMDDPSLNEEMFQQIKARLAFFSSLVH; encoded by the exons ATGCCTTTGAAAATAGCTGAAGAAGCAAGGAACATTGATGCAATAGAAATAAATGGGCATATTAAGCAG AAGGGGGTGGTTCCTAATTTTGACTCTCCGATTTCTATACATTCTTCATCAAAGGTTGTTGCAGTTCCTTTTAACACACTAGAAGGGCCTTATAACCAG ATTATTTTCAATGATGACTCTCAGATTGAGAAAACAAAAGGAAACAAGCAGAGAAAGTCGTGGTCTAAGGTTTGGGTGGACTTTGATAAgtttgaagaagatggaaaacAAGTAGCCAAATGTAAACACTGCCCCAAGGTTCTTACAGGGTCAAGCAAGAGTGGAACCACACACTTGAATAACCACTCGAAAGTATGTCCTGGtaagaaaaaacaaaatcaagAAACCCAGTTGATACTTCCAGCTGACACCAATGAAAGAAGCTCAACGTTTGATCAAGAAAGGAGTCACTTGGATCTTGTGAAAATGGTTATTAAGCATCAATATCCATTAGATCTGGCTGGTCAAGAAGCCTTCAAGAATTTTGTGAAAGGTTTGCAGCCAATGTACGAGTTTCAATCAATAGAAAAATTGTTATCTGACTtctataaggaaaagaaaagagaagttcGGCAGGGTTTTGATAAACTTGCTTGTAAGTTCAATTTGAGAGTCACTTTGTGGAAGAATGGTCTTGGAAAGACCGCATATTGCTGTCTGATAGCACACTTTATTGATGATGATTGGAAACTGAAGATGAAGATTCTTGCCTTCAAAACTTTGAAGCATATATATGACACAAAGGCTTTAAGTGAAATTATCCAGAGATCAGTTTCAGAATGGAATCTAGATGAGAAAATATATTCCATAACTATGGATGACCCTTCTTTGAATGAGGAAATGTTCCAGCAAATAAAAGCAAGGCTCGCTTTCTTCAGCTCATTGGTTCATTAG